One region of Gouania willdenowi chromosome 13, fGouWil2.1, whole genome shotgun sequence genomic DNA includes:
- the tbx2b gene encoding T-box transcription factor TBX2b isoform X2 codes for MRNRLEELQPWPRSVRRAANLSSSSPSSPPLESDSNHLKPSSLIPADAPMRDPVFTGTAMAYHPFHAAHRPADFPMSAFLAAAQPSFFPALTLPPGALTKPVSEHGAGEAAAAAAAAAAAAGLHPALNHHQVAHLRRMKSLEPEEEVEDDPKVTLEAKDLWDQFHKLGTEMVITKSGRRMFPPFKVRINGLDKKAKYILLMDIVAADDCRYKFHNSRWMVAGKADPEMPKRMYIHPDSPATGEQWMAKPVAFHKLKLTNNISDKHGFTILNSMHKYQPRFHIVRANDILKLPYSTFRTYVFPETEFVAVTAYQNDKITQLKIDNNPFAKGFRDTGNGRREKRKQLTMPSLRMYEDHCKADRDRDGADSDASSSEPQAGREASHSPLGSRTSPLRFSRQSRDDKMCSDSEQELDHPDEHCAASDSPGPELEDRCIRDVVVPEADKKDGSMFSVRTVEKEKGSESRHRKDTSDTLTNKDPESISTSKDLFSPLMVQTESPSHYSPAHIQSLALSGLHTQQFFNPLSAGSPLLFHPGQFAMGPGAFSALGMGHLLASVSGAAGLDNASLSNQGPGGPGGGGGANPFPFHLSQHMLASQGIPMPSFGGLFPYPYTYMAAAAAAASALPATSTTSPLSRNPFLSSPRPRLRFSPYQLPVSLQPQTTSLLSTGLPGSLNPSSESSKTGSRESSPVPEHLTNHKIRASLSPKTSMKDSVNELQSIQRLVSGLDGQRAHSPHADSPQ; via the exons atgaGGAACAGGCTTGAGGAGCTGCAGCCGTGGCCTCGCTCCGTGCGTCGCGCCGCgaatctttcttcttcttctccttcttctcctcctctggaATCGGACTCTAACCACCTCAAACCCTCGTCGCTCATTCCCGCGGACGCACCGATGAGAGATCCAGTTTTTACAGGAACCGCCATGGCTTACCACCCGTTCCACGCCGCGCACCGGCCCGCTGACTTCCCCATGTCCGCCTTCCTGGCGGCCGCGCAGCCCTCCTTCTTCCCGGCTCTGACTCTGCCCCCCGGGGCGCTCACCAAGCCTGTGTCCGAGCACGGAGCAGGGGAGGCGGCAGCGGCAGCGGCGGCAGCAGCGGCGGCGGCGGGGCTCCACCCGGCCCTCAACCACCATCAGGTGGCTCATCTCCGCAGGATGAAGAGCCTGGAGCccgaggaggaggtggaggacgACCCCAAAGTGACGCTGGAAGCGAAAGATCTGTGGGACCAGTTCCACAAACTGGGAACGGAGATGGTGATCACCAAGTCCGGGAG gcggaTGTTTCCTCCGTTCAAAGTGCGCATTAACGGCCTGGATAAAAAGGCTAAATACATCCTGCTGATGGACATCGTGGCCGCTGATGACTGCCGTTATAAGTTCCACAACTCCCGCTGGATGGTGGCGGGTAAGGCCGACCCGGAGATGCCCAAACGGATGTACATCCACCCGGACAGCCCGGCCACCGGGGAGCAGTGGATGGCCAAGCCCGTCGCCTTCCACAAGCTCAAGCTCACCAACAACATCTCGGATAAACATGGCTTT accaTTCTGAACTCCATGCATAAATACCAGCCAAGGTTCCACATCGTGAGAGCCAATGACATCCTGAAGCTTCCCTacagcacctttagaacctacGTGTTCCCTGAGACAGAGTTCGTGGCGGTGACCGCTTACCAGAACGATAAG ATCACACAGTTAAAGATCGACAACAACCCGTTCGCCAAAGGATTCAGAGACACAGGCAACGGAAGGAGAGAGaaaag GAAGCAGCTGACCATGCCGTCCTTACGGATGTATGAGGACCACTGTAAAGCGGACCGGGACCGGGACGGAGCGGACTCCGACGCCTCGTCGAGCGAGCCTCAGGCCGGCAGAGAGGCCTCCCACTCCCCGCTGGGTTCCAGGACCAGCCCGCTGAGGTTCAGTCGGCAAAGTCGag ATGATAAAATGTGCAGTGACAGCGAGCAGGAGCTGGACCATCCTGACGAGCACTGCGCGGCCTCAGACAGCCCTGGACCAGAGCTTGAGGATCGCTGCATCAGAGACGTTGTTGTTCCTGAGGCAGACAAGAAAGATGGGTCCATGTTCAGCGTGAGGACGGTGGAGAAGGAGAAAGGCTCTGAGAGCAGGCACAGGAAGGACACCTCGGACACGTTGACCAATAAGGATCCAGAGAGCATCAGCACCAGTAAAGACCTGTTCTCCCCTCTCATGGTCCAGACTGAGAGCCCCTCCCACTACAGCCCCGCCCACATACAGAGCCTGGCCCTGTCCGGACTGCACACTCAGCAGTTTTTTAACCCCCTGAGCGCTGGATCGCCGCTGCTCTTTCACCCTGGACAGTTCGCCATGGGCCCCGGAGCCTTTTCCGCTCTAGGGATGGGACATCTGTTGGCCTCTGTGTCTGGGGCCGCTGGTTTGGATAACGCTAGCCTCTCAAACCAAGGACCAGGAggaccaggaggaggaggaggagctaatCCATTCCCCTTCCACCTGTCGCAGCACATGCTCGCATCTCag GGAATCCCAATGCCGTCCTTCGGGGGTCTCTTCCCGTACCCCTACACCTACATGGCAGCAGCAGCGGCAGCAGCCTCGGCCCTACCAGCCACCAGCACCACGAGCCCCCTATCCAGGAACCCTTTCCTGAGCTCCCCCAGACCACGGCTTCGCTTCAGCCCCTACCAGCTCCCGGTGTCACTGCAGCCCCAGACCACCAGCCTGCTTTCCACGGGCCTTCCAGGGAGCCTCAACCCCAGCTCAGAATCGTCTAAAACAGGCAGCAGGGAGAGCAGCCCCGTGCCAGAGCACCTCACCAATCACAAGATCAGAGCCTCGTTGTCCCCCAAAACTTCTATGAAGGATTCTGTGAACGAGCTGCAGAGCATCCAGAGACTCGTGAGTGGCCTGGACGGTCAGCGAGCGCACTCTCCACACGCAGACTCTCCTCAGTAA
- the tbx2b gene encoding T-box transcription factor TBX2b isoform X1, with translation MRNRLEELQPWPRSVRRAANLSSSSPSSPPLESDSNHLKPSSLIPADAPMRDPVFTGTAMAYHPFHAAHRPADFPMSAFLAAAQPSFFPALTLPPGALTKPVSEHGAGEAAAAAAAAAAAAGLHPALNHHQVAHLRRMKSLEPEEEVEDDPKVTLEAKDLWDQFHKLGTEMVITKSGRRMFPPFKVRINGLDKKAKYILLMDIVAADDCRYKFHNSRWMVAGKADPEMPKRMYIHPDSPATGEQWMAKPVAFHKLKLTNNISDKHGFVSTILNSMHKYQPRFHIVRANDILKLPYSTFRTYVFPETEFVAVTAYQNDKITQLKIDNNPFAKGFRDTGNGRREKRKQLTMPSLRMYEDHCKADRDRDGADSDASSSEPQAGREASHSPLGSRTSPLRFSRQSRDDKMCSDSEQELDHPDEHCAASDSPGPELEDRCIRDVVVPEADKKDGSMFSVRTVEKEKGSESRHRKDTSDTLTNKDPESISTSKDLFSPLMVQTESPSHYSPAHIQSLALSGLHTQQFFNPLSAGSPLLFHPGQFAMGPGAFSALGMGHLLASVSGAAGLDNASLSNQGPGGPGGGGGANPFPFHLSQHMLASQGIPMPSFGGLFPYPYTYMAAAAAAASALPATSTTSPLSRNPFLSSPRPRLRFSPYQLPVSLQPQTTSLLSTGLPGSLNPSSESSKTGSRESSPVPEHLTNHKIRASLSPKTSMKDSVNELQSIQRLVSGLDGQRAHSPHADSPQ, from the exons atgaGGAACAGGCTTGAGGAGCTGCAGCCGTGGCCTCGCTCCGTGCGTCGCGCCGCgaatctttcttcttcttctccttcttctcctcctctggaATCGGACTCTAACCACCTCAAACCCTCGTCGCTCATTCCCGCGGACGCACCGATGAGAGATCCAGTTTTTACAGGAACCGCCATGGCTTACCACCCGTTCCACGCCGCGCACCGGCCCGCTGACTTCCCCATGTCCGCCTTCCTGGCGGCCGCGCAGCCCTCCTTCTTCCCGGCTCTGACTCTGCCCCCCGGGGCGCTCACCAAGCCTGTGTCCGAGCACGGAGCAGGGGAGGCGGCAGCGGCAGCGGCGGCAGCAGCGGCGGCGGCGGGGCTCCACCCGGCCCTCAACCACCATCAGGTGGCTCATCTCCGCAGGATGAAGAGCCTGGAGCccgaggaggaggtggaggacgACCCCAAAGTGACGCTGGAAGCGAAAGATCTGTGGGACCAGTTCCACAAACTGGGAACGGAGATGGTGATCACCAAGTCCGGGAG gcggaTGTTTCCTCCGTTCAAAGTGCGCATTAACGGCCTGGATAAAAAGGCTAAATACATCCTGCTGATGGACATCGTGGCCGCTGATGACTGCCGTTATAAGTTCCACAACTCCCGCTGGATGGTGGCGGGTAAGGCCGACCCGGAGATGCCCAAACGGATGTACATCCACCCGGACAGCCCGGCCACCGGGGAGCAGTGGATGGCCAAGCCCGTCGCCTTCCACAAGCTCAAGCTCACCAACAACATCTCGGATAAACATGGCTTTGTAAGT accaTTCTGAACTCCATGCATAAATACCAGCCAAGGTTCCACATCGTGAGAGCCAATGACATCCTGAAGCTTCCCTacagcacctttagaacctacGTGTTCCCTGAGACAGAGTTCGTGGCGGTGACCGCTTACCAGAACGATAAG ATCACACAGTTAAAGATCGACAACAACCCGTTCGCCAAAGGATTCAGAGACACAGGCAACGGAAGGAGAGAGaaaag GAAGCAGCTGACCATGCCGTCCTTACGGATGTATGAGGACCACTGTAAAGCGGACCGGGACCGGGACGGAGCGGACTCCGACGCCTCGTCGAGCGAGCCTCAGGCCGGCAGAGAGGCCTCCCACTCCCCGCTGGGTTCCAGGACCAGCCCGCTGAGGTTCAGTCGGCAAAGTCGag ATGATAAAATGTGCAGTGACAGCGAGCAGGAGCTGGACCATCCTGACGAGCACTGCGCGGCCTCAGACAGCCCTGGACCAGAGCTTGAGGATCGCTGCATCAGAGACGTTGTTGTTCCTGAGGCAGACAAGAAAGATGGGTCCATGTTCAGCGTGAGGACGGTGGAGAAGGAGAAAGGCTCTGAGAGCAGGCACAGGAAGGACACCTCGGACACGTTGACCAATAAGGATCCAGAGAGCATCAGCACCAGTAAAGACCTGTTCTCCCCTCTCATGGTCCAGACTGAGAGCCCCTCCCACTACAGCCCCGCCCACATACAGAGCCTGGCCCTGTCCGGACTGCACACTCAGCAGTTTTTTAACCCCCTGAGCGCTGGATCGCCGCTGCTCTTTCACCCTGGACAGTTCGCCATGGGCCCCGGAGCCTTTTCCGCTCTAGGGATGGGACATCTGTTGGCCTCTGTGTCTGGGGCCGCTGGTTTGGATAACGCTAGCCTCTCAAACCAAGGACCAGGAggaccaggaggaggaggaggagctaatCCATTCCCCTTCCACCTGTCGCAGCACATGCTCGCATCTCag GGAATCCCAATGCCGTCCTTCGGGGGTCTCTTCCCGTACCCCTACACCTACATGGCAGCAGCAGCGGCAGCAGCCTCGGCCCTACCAGCCACCAGCACCACGAGCCCCCTATCCAGGAACCCTTTCCTGAGCTCCCCCAGACCACGGCTTCGCTTCAGCCCCTACCAGCTCCCGGTGTCACTGCAGCCCCAGACCACCAGCCTGCTTTCCACGGGCCTTCCAGGGAGCCTCAACCCCAGCTCAGAATCGTCTAAAACAGGCAGCAGGGAGAGCAGCCCCGTGCCAGAGCACCTCACCAATCACAAGATCAGAGCCTCGTTGTCCCCCAAAACTTCTATGAAGGATTCTGTGAACGAGCTGCAGAGCATCCAGAGACTCGTGAGTGGCCTGGACGGTCAGCGAGCGCACTCTCCACACGCAGACTCTCCTCAGTAA